The following are encoded together in the Malaya genurostris strain Urasoe2022 chromosome 3, Malgen_1.1, whole genome shotgun sequence genome:
- the LOC131433866 gene encoding nucleolar protein 9, translating to MSMDTFNKDMLAEHKQASNYTKNRNKKRKSTNKRFLQNAKGFGRKNSFGRGAELEQDEYNYFLEILETLNGLTGEDVTEERSTMANNVYEQIRNKEIKTSSNQLSSRVLDNLIGFTDEETFQRVMTVFVENFRVMCCDNFASHVLQKTLFVAVLRAAGEKHPEKDASIGASKKHKSDYSRELEYNLTIEFSSAHRKACGKFLKKVAKFLLNNLEEFVWNSSGNYVIRQCILNLAGIAEVKVGKENTSEAEKITVPDKWFKLINEFCSRLLNWPQFPDLPYKEFTSALLQSILISLNRAEDKFQLKLIGEKLLNDSFLLKSTELEQTEEIMKLPKVFHTDSSIRLLEILILVAEPEFFKDHLYKRLFQGNALVLSQTRATNFCIQKILDHVSDKHILEQMFSELGTGLEEILQLGHTGVVVSLAKACSRLTCQQGKFIKLLFEALHCSDAGGEKLLASVLQLMPLEKQTTTTTQIHIHGSIVVQNILDFNKPIKLVSAILETKNSHLAKIFTDPKGSFIANAFIDSKFVGEKSRDKLIRHLEGCYMDLALSSHGSRVLELLYEAAGSSPKETIVRELSERIAQLNSKPWGAIVNRKLRVEVYRRNPSQWKSVLKSPGEHLVISDTVTRGKKRK from the coding sequence ATGAGCATGGATACATTTAATAAGGACATGTTGGCGGAACACAAACAAGCTTCTAACTATacaaaaaatcgaaacaaaaaacgcaaaTCCACTAATAAGCGTTTTCTTCAGAATGCAAAAGGATTCGGTCGAAAAAACAGCTTTGGACGCGGCGCAGAGTTGGAACAAGAtgaatataactattttttggAAATATTAGAGACACTGAATGGATTGACTGGTGAGGACGTTACCGAAGAGCGATCAACAATGGCAAACAATGTGTATGAACAGATACGTAATAAAGAGATTAAAACGTCATCCAATCAGTTGAGTAGTCGGGTACTAGATAATTTAATCGGTTTCACAGACGAAGAAACTTTTCAACGTGTAATGACAGTTTTCGTTGAGAATTTTCGGGTTATGTGTTGTGACAATTTTGCTTCACATGTGCTACAAAAAACCTTATTTGTTGCTGTTTTACGAGCTGCTGGAGAAAAACACCCAGAAAAAGACGCCTCGATAGGCGCTTCAAAAAAGCACAAGTCCGACTACAGTAGGGAACTAGAGTATAATCTGACAATAGAATTCAGTTCCGCTCATCGAAAAGCCtgtggaaaatttttgaaaaaggtaGCCAAATTTCTGCTGAATAATTTGGAAGAGTTTGTATGGAACTCATCCGGAAACTACGTTATTCGACAGTGCATTCTAAATTTAGCTGGCATTGCCGAAGTGAAAGTTGGAAAAGAAAATACCTCGGAAGCTGAGAAGATcacagttccggacaagtggttTAAGTTGATCAATGAATTTTGTTCACGGCTTTTGAATTGGCCCCAGTTTCCTGATCTTCCATACAAAGAATTTACTTCAGCCTTACTGCAAAGTATTTTGATTTCGTTGAATCGAGCAGAGGATAAGTTCCAACTAAAACTGATAGGAGAGAAGTTACTGAATGACAGTTTCTTACTCAAGAGTACCGAGCTGGAACAAACGGAAGAGATTATGAAACTTCCCAAAGTTTTCCATACAGATAGCTCAATTAGACTACTAGAAATTCTGATATTAGTAGCAGAACCCGAGTTTTTTAAAGATCATTTGTACAAAAGGCTTTTTCAAGGAAATGCACTAGTGCTCAGCCAGACACGAGCCACCAATTTCTGTATCCAAAAAATCTTGGACCACGTGTCTGATAAACACATTCTTGAACAAATGTTCTCAGAGTTGGGTACGGGACTTGAAGAAATTTTGCAACTAGGACACACCGGTGTAGTCGTTTCACTAGCAAAAGCTTGTTCTCGACTAACATGTCAACAGGGAAAGTTTATAAAACTGTTATTTGAAGCATTGCATTGCTCAGATGCAGGTGGTGAAAAACTTCTGGCATCCGTTTTGCAGTTAATGCCATTAGAAAAACAAACTACTACCACAACTCAAATACACATCCACGGGTCGATCGTTGTTCAGAACATATTGGATTTCAATAAACCAATCAAGTTGGTATCGGCTATTCTGGAAACGAAAAATTCTCATTTGGCAAAAATATTTACTGATCCGAAAGGgtcttttattgctaatgctttTATCGACTCAAAATTTGTTGGAGAGAAATCTCGTGATAAGTTGATTCGACATTTGGAGGGATGTTACATGGATTTGGCACTGTCTTCGCACGGATCGCGTGTTCTGGAACTGCTGTATGAAGCTGCTGGTTCATCCCCGAAAGAGACTATTGTGCGAGAACTGTCTGAACGAATTGCTCAACTCAATAGCAAACCGTGGGGAGCGATTGTCAATCGAAAACTTCGGGTGGAAGTCTACCGACGCAATCCATCGCAGTGGAAATCTGTATTGAAGTCCCCTGGAGAACACCTAGTCATTTCTGACACAGTCACTCGAGGAAAGAAGCGTAAGTAA
- the LOC131438919 gene encoding WD repeat-containing protein CG11141 isoform X1 — translation MELREWTPLVSLIGNIPSKIQRGILFHDVSITCVDLVDEFIALGTNVGIVFWYNRKTSAFERLQTEGYGELTCVRIISTVDFMIAAGCRQGKVNIFQVPKEAPPEVCAELLLKSKPTERYTVTGIHRTTITDVVWSKNGMKLFSGDSSGTVVLTDINYQLKSCESREIVNEKYEIVQLSLQKEYLLVSTTYRTVICTQEDPCKWRVTQIGKKDRKMLSHFGAIFHTYHKKPQTVSTRSGFRLWIADMTGEVIHTLIFKELIRTPSHEIPILNPSKHPIRIPTTFGILYTFQDKYLLSVANDTLFVLDLDQMKTVAALTRLRKIIDISVNKHEILILESSRSLVRLSTLPDSSQTTILYKNLELFASSDSDSQIIMADECLEQDLFADVASSSGCSNGAALQSSEDGIVDIDRPLEEHPPADSSHQIVTHLKKLELFETLNELKYDESILFKSGRKTKRKHKTKFNPIVEIGQIPKECEEG, via the exons ATGGAGCTTCGCGAATGGACTCCTCTTGTCAGTCTGATAGGTAATATTCCGAGCAAAATACAGCGTGGTATCCTATTCCATGACGTATCCATCACCTGTGTGGACTTGGTGGATGAGTTTATTGCTCTTGGTACTAATGTGGGTATTGTTTTTTGGTACAATCGAAAGACCAGTGCATTCGAACGATTACAGACTGAG GGCTACGGCGAGTTGACCTGCGTGCGGATTATTTCAACCGTTGATTTTATGATCGCAGCAGGATGTCGACAAGGAAAAGTGAATATATTTCAAGTTCCCAAAGAAGCTCCGCCGGAAGTTTGTGCCGAACTTCTCCTGAAAAGTAAACCCACTGAGCGCTACACAGTAACTGGTATTCATCGAACTACGATAACTGATGTCGTTTGGTCTAAGAATGGAATGAAGCTGTTCTCTGGCGACAGCTCTGGAACCGTTGTACTGACGGATATAAATTATCAGTTAAAATCTTGTGAATCTCGAGAGATCGTGAACGAAAAGTATGAAATCGTTCAGTTGAGTTTACAAAAAGAATACCTTTTAGTTTCGACAACTTACCGAACAGTAATATGCACTCAGGAGGATCCTTGCAAATGGCGTGTGACGCAAATTGGGAAGAAGGATCGAAAAATGCTAAGCCATTTCGGAGCCATATTTCATACATACCATAAAAAACCTCAGACAGTGTCCACTCGATCGGGATTCCGCCTTTGGATTGCGGACATGACGGGAGAAGTCATACATACGTTGATTTTCAAAGAGCTGATAAGGACACCATCTCATGAGATACCTATCTTAAATCCTAGCAAACATCCCATTCGGATCCCTACCACGTTCGGAATACTATATACATTCCAAGATAAATATTTGCTGTCAGTAGCCAATGACACACTTTTTGTGTTAGATTTAGATCAAATGAAGACTGTCGCCGCATTAACCCGATTACGAAAAATAATTGACATTTCAGTCAACAAGCATGAAATTTTAATCCTTGAAAGTTCTCGTTCGTTAGTTCGTTTATCCACGCTACCAGACAGCAGTCAGACTACAATACTTTATAAAAATctagagctttttgcttcgagcGATAGTGACAGTCAGATAATAATGGCAGACGAGTGTCTCGAACAAGACTTATTCGCCGATGTAGCCAGCAGTTCGGGTTGTTCAAATGGCGCCGCCCTTCAAAGTAGCGAGGACGGAATCGTGGATATTGATCGACCTCTTGAGGAACACCCCCCTGCTGATAGTTCACATCAAATCGTAACGCACTTGAAAAAACTGGAGCTGTTTGAAACATTAAATGAACTGAAATATGATGAATCGATTCTGTtcaaaagtggtcggaagacgAAGCGAAAGCACAAAACCAAATTTAATCccattgttgaaatcggtcagatCCCGAAGGAGTGCGAAGAAGGGTGA
- the LOC131438919 gene encoding WD repeat-containing protein CG11141 isoform X2, which yields MIAAGCRQGKVNIFQVPKEAPPEVCAELLLKSKPTERYTVTGIHRTTITDVVWSKNGMKLFSGDSSGTVVLTDINYQLKSCESREIVNEKYEIVQLSLQKEYLLVSTTYRTVICTQEDPCKWRVTQIGKKDRKMLSHFGAIFHTYHKKPQTVSTRSGFRLWIADMTGEVIHTLIFKELIRTPSHEIPILNPSKHPIRIPTTFGILYTFQDKYLLSVANDTLFVLDLDQMKTVAALTRLRKIIDISVNKHEILILESSRSLVRLSTLPDSSQTTILYKNLELFASSDSDSQIIMADECLEQDLFADVASSSGCSNGAALQSSEDGIVDIDRPLEEHPPADSSHQIVTHLKKLELFETLNELKYDESILFKSGRKTKRKHKTKFNPIVEIGQIPKECEEG from the coding sequence ATGATCGCAGCAGGATGTCGACAAGGAAAAGTGAATATATTTCAAGTTCCCAAAGAAGCTCCGCCGGAAGTTTGTGCCGAACTTCTCCTGAAAAGTAAACCCACTGAGCGCTACACAGTAACTGGTATTCATCGAACTACGATAACTGATGTCGTTTGGTCTAAGAATGGAATGAAGCTGTTCTCTGGCGACAGCTCTGGAACCGTTGTACTGACGGATATAAATTATCAGTTAAAATCTTGTGAATCTCGAGAGATCGTGAACGAAAAGTATGAAATCGTTCAGTTGAGTTTACAAAAAGAATACCTTTTAGTTTCGACAACTTACCGAACAGTAATATGCACTCAGGAGGATCCTTGCAAATGGCGTGTGACGCAAATTGGGAAGAAGGATCGAAAAATGCTAAGCCATTTCGGAGCCATATTTCATACATACCATAAAAAACCTCAGACAGTGTCCACTCGATCGGGATTCCGCCTTTGGATTGCGGACATGACGGGAGAAGTCATACATACGTTGATTTTCAAAGAGCTGATAAGGACACCATCTCATGAGATACCTATCTTAAATCCTAGCAAACATCCCATTCGGATCCCTACCACGTTCGGAATACTATATACATTCCAAGATAAATATTTGCTGTCAGTAGCCAATGACACACTTTTTGTGTTAGATTTAGATCAAATGAAGACTGTCGCCGCATTAACCCGATTACGAAAAATAATTGACATTTCAGTCAACAAGCATGAAATTTTAATCCTTGAAAGTTCTCGTTCGTTAGTTCGTTTATCCACGCTACCAGACAGCAGTCAGACTACAATACTTTATAAAAATctagagctttttgcttcgagcGATAGTGACAGTCAGATAATAATGGCAGACGAGTGTCTCGAACAAGACTTATTCGCCGATGTAGCCAGCAGTTCGGGTTGTTCAAATGGCGCCGCCCTTCAAAGTAGCGAGGACGGAATCGTGGATATTGATCGACCTCTTGAGGAACACCCCCCTGCTGATAGTTCACATCAAATCGTAACGCACTTGAAAAAACTGGAGCTGTTTGAAACATTAAATGAACTGAAATATGATGAATCGATTCTGTtcaaaagtggtcggaagacgAAGCGAAAGCACAAAACCAAATTTAATCccattgttgaaatcggtcagatCCCGAAGGAGTGCGAAGAAGGGTGA
- the LOC131438921 gene encoding zinc finger protein 184-like, which yields MLRICRTCGQSLLDHDNYESLEKFVDMYYNLTTIQLREREDLNSLKVCTQCATKLQEFDCFRKVCLEIYWRFHDVKCEPPDNENAFEELEFEAEDLDNTDKVEGIFEEDGDNDDEDDKPLVMLRRVVIAESLSIPPNKSMKFEEAESISLKSKRKRAKLHSLKNIIEPREPTQIYRCDRCPRKFRVLLRLNAHKRTHDGLKPFECKLCGKDFAKWNNLKSHHIQKHTDNKIAIPCEHQGCGQTFATRQGLKRHRLRAHDPNYVMPDPKQFVCDSCGKTFSTNGALKKHQYVHTPNEMPFVCGLCGKKFPTSHKLKEHTMRHEGIKNHTCPFCGLRKTTMHELRSHIGNVHSRARSYPCDICSSVFTNIGNLNRHVKIVHLGLKPYSCSICNRSFGKSDHLRRHMKSHKYSSAGSCTVQSDAVEVLVELEPTAGEIN from the exons ATGTTGAGAATATGTCGAACATGTGGCCAAAGTCTACTCGATCACGATAACTAcgaaagtttagaaaaattcgTTGATATGTACTATAATCTCACGACAATACAG cTTCGCGAACGAGAGGATCTAAATAGCTTAAAAGTATGCACTCAATGTGCCACCAAGTTGCAAGAATTTGATTGCTTcagaaaagtttgtttggagATTTACTGGCGATTTCATGATGTG AAATGTGAGCCTCCGGATAACGAAAATGCTTTTGAAGAGTTGGAATTCGAAGCAGAAGACTTAGACAATACCGATAAAGTTGAAGGAATCTTTGAGGAAGACGGCGATAATGATGATGAAGATGACAAGCCTCTCGTTATGCTGCGTAGAGTAGTAATAGCAGAATCTTTGTCTATCCCTccaaataaaagtatgaaatttgAAGAAGCTGAGTCAATTTCATTGAAGTCCAAAAGAAAACGTGCGAAATTACACAGTTTGAAGAACATTATAGAACCAAGAGAACCAACGCAAATCTACAGGTGTGATCGATGTCCTCGTAAGTTTAGGGTATTGTTGCGGCTGAATGCCCATAAAAGGACTCACGATGGACTGAAACCATTCGAATGTAAGCTTTGTGGAAAAGATTTTGCTAAATGGAACAATCTGAAGTCACATCACATTCAAAAGCATACCGACAACAAAATTGCGATACCCTGTGAGCATCAGGGTTGTGGACAAACATTCGCCACAAGACAGGGTCTTAAGCGTCATCGTTTGCGAGCTCATGATCCAAATTATGTGATGCCGGACCCGAAGCAGTTCGTTTGTGACAGTTGTGGGAAAACCTTCTCGACCAATGGAGCACTGAAAAAGCACCAGTATGTGCACACTCCAAATGAGATGCCATTCGTTTGCGGACTGTGCGGTAAGAAGTTTCCTACCTCGCACAAGCTAAAAGAACATACTATGCGACACGAGGGCATAAAGAATCACACTTGCCCATTTTGTGGATTGCGAAAGACGACAATGCATGAGTTGAGAAGTCATATTGGAAATGTGCACTCAAGAGCTCGGTCGTATCCTTGCGACATTTGCTCGTCCGTTTTCACTAACATTG GTAATCTTAATCGACATGTGAAAATTGTCCATCTGGGTCTGAAGCCCTACAGCTGTTCCATATGCAACAGATCATTTGGCAAAAGCGATCATCTGAGGCGACACATGAAAAGTCATAAATATTCATCAGCTGGATCATGTACAGTGCAGTCTGACGCTGTGGAAGTATTAGTCGAGCTTGAGCCGACCGCAGGAGAGATCAACTAG